A stretch of the Uranotaenia lowii strain MFRU-FL chromosome 3, ASM2978415v1, whole genome shotgun sequence genome encodes the following:
- the LOC129756387 gene encoding neuropeptide SIFamide receptor-like, producing MEIIDTLNCTSSINAIGNWTCFVINYGQQQQQQQSVPTMGSSGESFLGARGINLSYDDSPEMPLDDSLDYEVLGFDPAYQLRYGLMGTIFLSIAYSLIFIVGLLGNISVVIVVKKSTMMRSPTNRFIVNLAYADLLVNFLCLPFTLIGNLYPAWILGVFFCKTVSYLQGVSVSASVNTLMAISIERCVAISFPISGTITTRQYRVIVSVIWTIALGINLPWLFVFTLKPIGIPGSLAQICTELWPSPASESWYFLFANLFLCYLGPLLVISVCYLIIWKNVAYRNLPRDLIISRKNEVFNRSKVKVIKMVLVVIITFALSWLPLYAIFCFVKFAGELIYDESVQSFILTILPVAQWLGAANSCINPILYAFMNRKFRAGFRHLFRSCCATEDDDWDLPTTVARTEDTRLQGLRRTRSEKQTVTRNGSNPTSNGHAADSTSKLQPYGANPLRYCHSTRIVQTRRIN from the exons ATGGAAATAATCGATACGCTCAACTGCACGTCCAGTATCAATGCCATTGGTAATTGGACCTGCTTCGTGATCAACTAtggccaacagcagcagcagcaacaatccGTACCGACGATGGGGTCCAGTGGAGAAAGTTTCCTGGGAGCCCGGGGAATTAATCTCAGTTACGATGATTCTCCGGAAATGCCGCTGGACGACAGCCTGGACTATGAGGTGTTGGGATTCGATCCGGCCTATCAGCTGCGGTACGGGTTGATGGGAACTATTTTTCTGAG CATCGCGTACAGTCTGATCTTCATCGTCGGTCTCCTAGGGAACATCTCGGTCGTGATAGTCGTCAAGAAGAGCACCATGATGCGTTCCCCAACCAATCGGTTCATCGTCAACCTGGCGTACGCTGATTTATTGGTCAATTTCCTCTGTCTGCCGTTCACGCTGATTGGAAATCTGTATCCGG CATGGATCCTGGGAGTGTTCTtctgcaaaacggtttcctactTGCAGGGGGTTTCGGTTTCGGCTTCGGTCAATACCCTGATGGCCATCTCGATAGAACGGTGCGTGGCCATTTCGTTCCCCATATCCGGCACCATCACCACCAG ACAGTACCGGGTGATTGTTTCCGTCATCTGGACCATCGCCCTGGGGATCAATCTGCCATGGTTGTTCGTGTTCACCCTGAAACCGATAGGAATTCCCGGAAGTTTGGCACAG ATTTGCACCGAACTGTGGCCATCGCCGGCATCCGAGAGTTGGTACTTCCTGTTTGCCAACTTGTTCCTGTGCTATCTGGGTCCACTGCTGGTGATATCCGTATGCTATCTCATAATATGGAAAAATGTGGCCTATCGGAACCTGCCACGGGATCTCATCATTAGTCGGAAGAATGAAGTTTTCAACCGCAGCAAGGTGAAG GTGATCAAAATGGTGCTGGTAGTTATCATAACGTTCGCCCTTTCGTGGTTGCCTCTGTATGCCATCTTCTGCTTCGTCAAATTTGCCGGGGAACTTATCTACGACGAATCGG TACAATCGTTCATCTTGACTATCCTGCCGGTAGCACAGTGGCTCGGTGCGGCCAATTCCTGCATCAACCCCATACTGTATGCCTTCATGAATCGTAAATTCAGGGCCGGCTTTCGGCATCTGTTCCGGAGCTGTTGCGCCACCGAGGACGACGATTGGGATCTACCAACGACGGTTGCCCGGACCGAGGATACACGCCTCCAGGGATTGCGGAGGACCCGTTCAGAAAAGCAAACGGTCACTCGGAACGGTTCCAATCCGACGTCCAATGGCCATGCCGCAGATTCAACTTCGAAATTACAACCGTACGGAGCCAACCCACTACGTTATTGCCATTCGACCCGAATCGTGCAGACAAGACGGATCAATTAA
- the LOC129755094 gene encoding eukaryotic translation initiation factor 6-like has protein sequence MALRAQFENNDDIGVFSKLTNSYCLVAIGGSETFYSVFESELAETIPVVHASIAGCRIIGRLTVANKNGLIVPGSTTDVELQHLRNSLPDTVKIQRVEERLSALGNVIACNDYVALVHPDLDRETEEIVGDVLGVEVYRQTVANNVLVGAYSVLSNQGGLIHPKAPTSELDELASLLQIPLVAGTVNRGSEVLAAGMVVNDWCAFCGMSTTSTELSVVESVFKLNEAQPAAVTNNLRASLIEAMS, from the exons ATGGCTCTCCGGGCACAGTTCGAAAACAACGACGACATAGGTGTGTTCAGCAAATTGACTAATTCGTACTGTCTGGTTGCCATCGGCGGATCCGAAACATTCTACAG CGTTTTTGAATCGGAATTGGCAGAGACTATTCCAGTGGTACATGCCAGCATTGCCGGTTGCCGGATCATTGGCCGTCTAACGGTCGCCAACAAAAATGGGCTCATTGTCCCGGGCAGTACAACAGACGTCGAATTGCAGCATTTGAGAAACTCGCTTCCGGACACCGTTAAAATCCAACGCGTCGAGGAACGCCTGTCGGCTCTGGGTAATGTTATCGCGTGCAATGACTATGTGGCACTGGTCCATCCGGATCTGGATCGGGAAACTGAGGAAATCGTTGGGGACGTACTGGGAGTGGAAGTTTACCGCCAGACCGTGGCCAACAATGTCCTGGTGGGGGCGTACTCGGTGCTGAGCAATCAGGGAGGGTTGATCCATCCGAAGGCACCTACATCAGAACTAGATGAACTGGCTTCGTTGCTACAGATTCCTCTGGTG GCTGGCACGGTCAATCGTGGGTCGGAAGTTCTGGCAGCCGGCATGGTGGTAAATGATTGGTGCGCCTTCTGTGGGATGAGCACCACTTCGACGGAACTTTCGGTGGTGGAAAGCGTTTTCAAACTTAACGAGGCACAACCGGCGGCGGTAACCAACAATCTGAGGGCGTCACTCATTGAGGC AATGTCCTAA